The Coffea arabica cultivar ET-39 chromosome 6e, Coffea Arabica ET-39 HiFi, whole genome shotgun sequence genome contains the following window.
aCCACATTTAGTCCAAAAATCGTAAAATATTCAATTTGGACGGAGAAAGTTGATGTGGCGTTGATTTTGACTGAGAAATTATTTTTGCTTAACAGTCATGTGCTAAACATGTGACTTTCTCCATCCATTAAGCAATTTAccatttttggattaaatgtgacaaaaaataattaattcatgtaTTAAATGTGGTGCGTCTAAAAGTTTGAGGACGAAATGTGTtcctaactcaaaatttagggataaaaagtgaatttttccctTGGCCCAACATAAGATCCGTATGAATACTGCTGGAAAATGTCTTATCATATATGGTTATGATGGCGGCGGGAGACACTTCTCCATACGTTGAATTTCCACTATATCCATTGCTCCGAAGAGGGATATTTGGGGGAAAAAATCGTCATAACTTGCCTTCATTCCACCGTACTAAGAAATGGCAAAAAGACAAATGACAAAAGTTCACCCTTACCGTTTTGTTATCGGAATAGCGAAGAGAATAAGTGCCTAATTTCCCTTGAAATCTAAAGAAATCGCAACAGAGAGAGAGGGGAATGGAATTAGGTGCAAGTGAGAACGACCCGAGTGTTGGAGTATGACTATTTGTTCATTTGTCTCTTTCACGTACCAAACAAAGATGCTTTAACAGCTACAGTTTAGTCAAGAttttgttcctcaattcctaaGGGGTATTAGTTTCTTCAATTAAACAAATTTTTAGCATAAATAGAGCTTGAAATGAATTTCAGTCCCTTAATATTTCCTCATGACATGTTTTTCTTCCCTTCTATTTCGCATGAAACAAATCGTTATGTCTAGAagactaatttttttaaatataaagtCACAAGCACATTATGGTTGAGCTGCTCCACAGTCCAAATTGCACATAAAACAGACGTACCAAAACTCAAGCTGTATACACGAAAAAAATTGATGTCTCTTCCAATAAACTACAAGTTCCTACAATTGTCTAAATAGAAACAAGAGATTTCCAAGATGGTACACTAGGCAAGTAACTTCATGAGATGATACTCATCTTTATGGTCAATCTTCAAGTAAATTTTCTCTCACCTAGTCCAGCATCTGGGAAAGAACCGTAAAGATCGCACTCCTTCGGAGGCTCACTTCTGCTCCTTCCAtttgtttgtttgctttttGGAGGCTTAACATCTCTTTGACTCTCACTTTTCAGCTGGTTTTTCTGCTCTGTGGCTGGACTGTCAGGCATTCCTCTCGGGACTTCATAAAGGGTTACACTTCCACCTCCACTCTGAAGCATTTCCTCCTCTCGACTCCCACTTTGTGTTTGAAAGCCTTCCAGTAATTCGACCACTTGGCTCATGACAGGCCTCCCTCTCGGGTTTTGGCTAAGACATTGATATGCAAGAACTGCCACCTTGACGGCGACTTTAGTAGAGTATTGCCCTTCCATTCGAGGGTCCAGTATTTTCAAAAGCTTCTTGCTGCTGTTAAGAAGTGGGCGAGCCCACTCCACAAGGTTATGCTCCCGGCTAGGCCTACTCTTATCCATTGCTCTCCTTCCAATAAGCATCTCAAGCAAGACGACCCCAAAGCCATAAACATCACTTCTTGCGGTTAAATGTCCTGTACAGTTGAATAATGGCAACAAAATTTTAAGTTATTATTAAAAAGGATCTAAATGACAAAGGTGTGGAAGAATGATGCATGGCACATACAGCTGATAAAAGAAGATTATGACAATTTTTTTACCCCCATAGCATGTACTCACAACTAAGGTAAGAAAAGATGGAAAAGATATCTACAGGACttcaattttaaatataattccACCAGTTTTACGCAATCCCATACTCAGGAAAATGGTTATGATTATGATTAAAATAACTAGGTACTAGCTACCATTATTATTGCTGTTCTTATTATCCTAGTCATTATTTAAACCCTTATATTGTCATCAAGAGCACTTATTTTCCTTCTCCATCAACCACATCGGAAGGGTGACCCTCCCTCTTTGAAATTGCGATGGAGGCTTGGCAATGACAAGCTATCCCTTCAGAGGATTCTACCATGCAAGTTAGATAACCTCAAAGTGAAGCGCATTTACATGTCCCCAACTCCAGAATCAGGAAACCGTGAAGACCGAACTTATAATTATACAAGAATATGACCTAAAATTGCACCAAGAAAATCTCTAGCAAGAATGATTATCCAAAATAATGATCCACAATTAATGGTCCAAATAcaatcaagaagaaaaaaggaaaggcCAGAGGGGAAGTTGATCTATGCCAAGCATCAACCAACAGAAAGAACTACAATTAGCTCTATTCTTTCTATGAAATCAACACGTATACAAAGTTCCTGACATGCAAAACAGCTAAACTGTACATTCTATAGGATGAGCAAATTATATTTCTCTGtttaacaaaatataaaaagatcAATTTTGACGAACAACATTACTCCTGCAATTTTACATTACTATTCTCACCAGTCATGACATACTCAGGAGCTGCATAGCCGTAGGTACCCATGACTCGGGTTGATACATGTGTTTGATCTCCCATAGGCCCATCCTTTGCAAGTCCAAAGTCAGAAAGCTTTGCATTGAAATCCTGTAAGTTCAAATTGGGCCATCAGCCAGTGTAGTGAAGAAGACATCTAAAATaattcctttttcatcttttcCATGTTTTCACTAAGATAACAAgtttaaatttaatttcattACACCCCAAAAATGGCTACTTTTAACGTAATCCTTTTTCAATCTAATCCAAATGTATTAATCATGTAAAATGTTAGATGAATGCTTGttggaaaaagaataaaaaagacAAATAACTAAAACAGCATTGTGATTTTGGAATCTAagaaggatttagaggtgcttatCTCTGCACTGCACGAAAAATGCTAAGTAAAAGCTGAATTTTCAATGGAAAGGGAATTTCTGGCTTTGGTAATCCGATGATTGGCTAGAAAGTCCAAGTATCCAAAAGAAgagctaaaaatgaaatgcatcACGACGGAAACTTTTCTTCCTAAATTATGGTGTACAGGAAATGCCTACTAACCGCATCCAGCAAAATATTAGAAGTCTTGAAATCTCGATAAATAATTTGCCTTTCTGCACTATGAAGAAAAGCAAGCCCTTTTGCAGCATCTAAAGCGATCTTCATTCTCCTTGACCATGTTAGCGTAGAACAGACTCCTAacaaaaaaaacacaaacacaCCCAGTTGATATAACCATTTCATCAACAAAGTTGAACATCAAATAATATCATAAAATGAATTCATCTTTAAGTCAAATAGACAGTTTGCTAGGGAATAAAATAGAAGATGTACAGCAGACTAAAAAGATAACAAAAATAATGAGACGAAGAAAGGAAAcatctatttattttttgaatgttcAGATTTCTGCAGCATCCTTTTCATTTATTGTTTCTTAACAATATGGAAAATATAGCACCAGAAAATCCCTTTCTAAATGAGCCAGAGCCATAAAAAAACAAACCAACCCCataatttggtttgaaatacaAGGCATCAGAAGTCTCTCATTTGAGCACTCCACAAATGTATAGCCCCTTATGACATGATCACCAAGAGGCCAGTACAGAGTAATCATTCTGCTGAATACAAACAAATCATAAAGGCAACTACTTACTTGGGAAAAGGTGTTTCTCCAGGCTTCCAGAAGCCATGTATTCATAAACCAACAGCCGATGGTCATCGTCACAGCAATATCCAATGAGCTTCACCAGGTTAGGGTGACAAAGTTGCCCCAAGTAGTTCACTTCTGCCTGCAAGGAAGCAATCAAAATGGTGTCACAGAATGACTACATTTTTGCTTTACAAGAGATGCACCACTCGAGTAactacaaaacaaaaaataaataagccTTCTGTTATAGAAAGACATTCATAACTTAGTGGTCAACAAACAGACCACCATGCCCAGAGGAGGAGGAAGGGGGAAGGGGAGGATTATACAACATGAATACTAAAGAAGGGGCACAAGGACAACTTATCAAATGAAGCTAAACACACCAACACAGTTTAGCTGCTTCATTTCCGGACAACCAGGAAATTGAGAAGGGGAAAGGACAGTTCCTGTAACTAAGTTCCTTACCTGAAGCTAACTTTTCTGCTTTCCTATTCCGATTACCATGTTAGCATCAATTTTGGCTTGACTTTGTGCATCCAGATTTATGCAAATTTCTCTGTCAGCAGCTAATACTTATTGTTCATACCTATTCCAAGATCTCCAAGAAATTTGCTCAACACTCAATGAAGTCCAGATATTCCAGTATTAAACCCTTAAGCCTCCGCACATTTCAGATTGGAAAAAGAAGTTCAAGTCTCAAGGGGAATTTAGCATAAACCATTTAAGGAAATTATCCAACAGAAAAACAAAGTCAGAGACTCATGGATAGATAAGCAAATTAAACACTAACCCTCCAGACATATTAGATTGTAAAAAGAAGTTAAGTCTCAAGGGGTTTAGCATAAATTATTTAGGAAATTTCCAAGAGAATACCGAAGTCAGAATCTCGTAGATGGAGAAGCAAACTTTCAACATTGAGTTTGCTCAGACCTGCTCCTTGAGTGGCCTTGGCCCACTGGGTGAGTTTTAAGTAGTTTAAGATGTGTTCTAATGTATGATTCCAATTGCAGACTGCCAGATACTTCATATTCAACCCTAACTATGTCCATTTGAGGCACATAACTGGTAATTAACAGAAAAGGAAATTGAGAACTGCAACCATGGATGTTTACTATAGCTTCTTATATTTGTACCACATGCTTCCACCACATAAACAAAAgaattcattttcttaccagCTACAAAGCATAATCAGAATATGAGTATCTCAAGTATAAATGATTTCATTAAACAAAGGCAAGTCAGAGCAAATTACCAGCCATTCTCTGTCACCCTGCAGACCTTCAGGATCAAGCTCTTTAATGGCAACACGGGTGGTTTTGTAACCAGGCCTCACATTCCCGTCTATAACTCCCTTATAAACTATGCCAAACCCACCCTCACCAAGAACTTGATCTGGTCGGAAATGCTTGGTAGCTAACTTCATCTCTTCATacgtaaacaagtcaagatTACTATTCACGGGATTTTGACGCAGATCATTGACATCTTTTGAAACTATGACAACACTTTTTGCACCTTCAGTGCTACTGGTTTGTGGTGCATTTGCCTTGTTGGAAAGCTCAGAATGTGCTTGTCCAGGAAATGCAGCAATTCCATGGGCAACTGAAAGGTTTTTAACAGAAGTCAGGCAATAAGCTACTCACGGTAGTTATCAGACAGTCTCTATAACAAATTGACAAATATCTGTGCATCTACTCGCAGAAAAGAAACATTCACCATAAACATGTCTACTTCCGTGCATTCTTGATCTGAAGTGATCTTAATAATTTCTTTCAGTTAGATATTTAACTTTACACTAGAAACTCTCTCTGCCTCTACATGCATCAAATGGAAGACAAGATCGGACCATATTTTATATCATCAAAATGGTTTTATAGAGGAGACAGTTGAGGCGGGATACTAGTAAATGCTGGTTCAATTgccacccccaaaaaaaacccaaaaaaaaatctctaaaaAATGTATAATTTCTTGACTAAGAGTGATGATTTAATCTTTCTTCACTTGAAACCTTAGCAAATATTGACACCCCAAATTTGGATTCACATAATTAAGCAAGTGAATAAAGCCTCACTTCCATACATTGTACTTGCAACCTTGAAAGTATTCCAACTTtactagatgcaaaaatccaaTTCCTACACAATAACCTGCTTCTTGATTGAAGCAAAAGATAACAAAGGCCTAAACCACACAAATTTCCAGCCAAAAGAAAAGCAACAACGACTGCCCCACCGTAATGAAAAAAAGATGCAGAGACCACTACCACAAGAAGATTGAATAGAGGCGAAGATAAGCAAAAATTGCACTAACCCTTATTCTGTGGCTGCTGAATCTCCTCTTCTACACTAAAGCAAGACCCCATTTATCTGATTTCAGGAAAAGACTCACATTTCACCTCTATTTACTGGTCATAATATCACATCAAATCCACAGAAAGATAAGATTTTTATGCCCAAGAGAACAAGGTAAACACTTCGCTTGTTTTTCAGTGATGTATCATTTCATTATCGTTTGTCATCAAATAAGCCTTAGACACTACTTCAATGTCCCAAATCTGAGAAGGGACAGCCAAAAAAACCAGACTAATTTGGCTAAAAGAAGAAAGGATTCAtcacaagagagaggaaaataAGAGCAAAATAGACTACTAAAAGTCTAAGAAGTCTATTTTGCAGATAGTCTATTTTGCAGAAGGGTCTTCTGATTGTCTTTCaaacttatgatttttctttttcaattttaatgtAATTGCTTTGAGGTATTATTATAATGGCTAATTGCAAAAGACACCTCTAAAGTATCACTTACTTAAACTTTGCGCCAAAAGCTATTAATTGTAGCAATGTAGTGCTGTAACATCAAATTGAATTGTTGTAGGAGTGAGAATCGGTTGGTAAAATTGTGAATCCATTAGAGTGAATCAGTTTCCCATTTTTATCCATTTGAATTTGCGAccaaaatttaatcaattttatttttgccaaattaaaatcaaattgaattaaaattgaaaatcaatttcaataatCGGTTAACTAGTTTCATCCAATTTCATATTTGGTACCAAAATACAAAAATGGGTTTGTTGTTAATATCTAAAAAAAGGCATATCATATGATTTACTAATAttttaaaactaagaaaaagttATTATTCATAAACTATAAAGAAGTGCATTGCATCTATATAAATTGTATACCCTATGGATTAAGCATCAAAAAAATTAAGTATTAGGCATTAATACTACTTTATATATTATGCTAGactatattattttaattttaattattagaAAGGTgttattataattattcataacTGATGAGATAGTCAATAATTAGTAGTCAATATGTATATGAATTTATATAACCGTAATAAGTTCTAAGGTTTGACATAGAGAATATAAATCTCAAgacataaaaaataaagaacaaaCAATAAAGatattatatatgaaaaatgaaaaaatgaaatcattttttggtttaaatcaaaattgaggatctaaaacaaaaatcaaattgAAATCGAAGTCACTGAAATCAAATTCACCAAATTCAATTAACCAAATTTAATACACGGGTGGAAATTTGATAAATCCATCTTAGCCTCGCCTCTAATTGATTGCACATTAAACAACTAGTTGGAAATATGGTTAATTTGGGAACATTATAGTTTGACACACCAATCTTTATTAGTGGCAGATCTTTGAACTTTTTACTCATCTAATATAAAGATGTTTATTTGCACTTTTTGTGTTAGTAAAAGGATATAGTTGTGAGTACTACAAATAATAAGCGATTGTTGCATGGTTAACATGGCCAGAAAAGAAGTCAATAGGGGTGTCACCAATATATAAGAAATTGTCATTAATAATTCTCAATCTTAATAACTATTATTTATTGAAATGATTACCTTGGACCAAAGGGTATTTTAGTAAAACTAATTTAGGTAGTGCAAAAgtaaattcattttgaaaatagctacaaaaatttataattttagaTGACTTTGAGTAGTATTTAACAAATTGATAGCATAAGGCACTAAACTACCATGATTGATAAATTATGGCATGAAATATAAATTGATAGTAATTCAAGGATACATATGTTACAATGAAATCTTGCTATTATTTGCATACTGTAGTAATACTCAGTGCAAAAGATGGCTTGGAACTAAATGCCAAATGCAATGGCTGGTCTCCTGAATAGGTCAGATTTGGTCATACATGACCCAAGCACAATGCCCAACAAGTTTATTGTATTTACAGAAATATCATTCTTCCCGGAGAACCAAGAAGGCAAGAAGTCATGTCAGGTGTTCTTTAAGCATCTTTTAGTTTTTTCACTGAAGGATATATGTATCATTCTTGACGGAGAACCAAAGACGTCAAGTTTAgtttaagcattttttttttaatgaaggaTATTTGTTTCAATAGTAATCCTTGGATTACTTGCCACAAATTGTTGTCGCTAATTATCGTGAGGAGCAACTATTCTGAATCTACACATTTATACTCATTTGGCACATTTGCATGCATATGTATAGTGGATATACTTCTCAGTTTCTCAGTTTGTGATACATGAAAATTTTAGAAATCGATATGTATTGATATTCTCCTTCTTTTGTAAGCTTAATCTATCATATAATCATAATAGTACTTAATACTTGTGATAGTATCGCAGTAACATACCATTCATTTGGTTTTGAAACAGAAGGATTGTGAAGATATATTTTGATTACTATTGCTTTACTTTGTAGCTGTGTCTTAAAGATTTCAAAAACCAAGCAATATAACACAAATTGGAATTATGCATTTGATCGTTTTGCAAACCTCAAAATAAGATTATAGCCTTTTATTTGTCCTTGTGATACCACGCTTGATTCCCCATTTTGAACCGTATGGTTAGAAGTATATGGATTTGATCTTTATTTTTCAACTTTTATCTATTGTCTAGATGAACACAGATTAGGTTATTTGGGCTGAAACGAACATATTTGtgataatattttaaaaaatgattaattgtaactatttttttttataagtaagAGGATTTAAATTAACATCTCTTACTTAGAATCCGTTCCATCTTACCACCGCAACTCAACCTAACCCTTTCATTTTACCATTCAATTCAACCCAACCCTCTCTCGATCAATTGCAACTAGAGCACTGTACTATTCATGTATAAATAGATAAGATTAGAAAATGATCATACTTTTTATTCTCATCTTTTTTCTCTACTGCCTCCAAGTGATAAATCTCATACCCCTCATTTCCAATTATATTCTTTCATGTTGTCTTAAAAAACTAAGATTTCATTTGAATTAACTGTTTTTTGGGAtgtttttaaatattttattgtaacaATATAGGTGAAAATTTTTACTGTAGATATTTTTAATGGTGTTTTTGGggcatttttgaaaatatattttgggatatttttaaat
Protein-coding sequences here:
- the LOC113696055 gene encoding probable serine/threonine-protein kinase PBL17, whose product is MGSCFSVEEEIQQPQNKVAHGIAAFPGQAHSELSNKANAPQTSSTEGAKSVVIVSKDVNDLRQNPVNSNLDLFTYEEMKLATKHFRPDQVLGEGGFGIVYKGVIDGNVRPGYKTTRVAIKELDPEGLQGDREWLAEVNYLGQLCHPNLVKLIGYCCDDDHRLLVYEYMASGSLEKHLFPRVCSTLTWSRRMKIALDAAKGLAFLHSAERQIIYRDFKTSNILLDADFNAKLSDFGLAKDGPMGDQTHVSTRVMGTYGYAAPEYVMTGHLTARSDVYGFGVVLLEMLIGRRAMDKSRPSREHNLVEWARPLLNSSKKLLKILDPRMEGQYSTKVAVKVAVLAYQCLSQNPRGRPVMSQVVELLEGFQTQSGSREEEMLQSGGGSVTLYEVPRGMPDSPATEQKNQLKSESQRDVKPPKSKQTNGRSRSEPPKECDLYGSFPDAGLGERKFT